From Pseudocalidococcus azoricus BACA0444, the proteins below share one genomic window:
- a CDS encoding DUF2811 domain-containing protein: protein MNAQATVSILAEIPEELHETLKSYLEHHPDWDQDRVFVAALSLFLLQNGNCDRRAARVYLDTLFKRS, encoded by the coding sequence ATGAACGCACAGGCAACAGTCAGTATCTTGGCGGAAATTCCCGAAGAACTCCATGAGACGTTGAAATCTTACCTAGAACATCATCCTGACTGGGATCAAGACCGGGTTTTTGTAGCCGCTTTATCCTTGTTTTTACTCCAAAATGGAAACTGTGATCGCCGGGCCGCACGGGTTTATTTAGATACCCTCTTTAAGCGTTCCTAG
- a CDS encoding type II toxin-antitoxin system HicB family antitoxin: MTLANYMRAAMERAVYHIQPEDGLVHGEIPGFVNVNAQGRTLLECRHALTELLEDWVDFRLSRGLAVPTLDGIELPSRNEF; encoded by the coding sequence ATGACCTTGGCTAACTATATGCGGGCAGCTATGGAGCGAGCGGTTTACCATATCCAACCTGAGGATGGCCTCGTCCACGGGGAAATTCCCGGTTTTGTCAACGTCAACGCCCAAGGTCGGACCCTCCTCGAATGTCGCCATGCCCTGACAGAACTCCTCGAAGATTGGGTTGATTTTCGTCTCTCACGGGGCCTGGCTGTACCCACCTTGGATGGGATTGAGCTACCGAGCCGCAACGAATTTTAG
- a CDS encoding adenosine deaminase, which translates to MALYAELHRHLGGAVVPRILWRYFQRNDAQLASRFPNYPDFEQFYTQPRNTLEEYLELHSLVESVQTPQALPYFIYRLIRGAYVFENLAYLELRYTPYLRTDHNLSQNQRLEQMAEIVKVVGLACEVAEYPIITSQILCMHTRLPYEVNQAILHLAAAMPNYVCGVDLAGGDTAYGERMTEFIDLYRQARNLGLKTTGHLYETTAGCYPELLPYLMRIGHGIQIPLHYPELLPQVAQAGQCLEVCPTTYLQTGTLESLDQLRVVFDRCFEAGVDIAICTDNAGLHNVRLPFEYENLLTQNLIDFKELQACQEAAFRHAFAWPYTEPPASLLSRLLTETADEENFVVSSVS; encoded by the coding sequence ATGGCTTTATACGCCGAACTGCATCGTCATTTGGGGGGGGCTGTCGTTCCGCGGATTCTATGGCGGTATTTTCAACGCAATGATGCCCAGTTGGCCAGTCGTTTTCCAAATTATCCTGACTTTGAGCAGTTCTATACCCAACCCCGCAACACTCTAGAAGAATATTTAGAACTCCACTCTTTGGTGGAAAGCGTCCAAACTCCCCAGGCCTTGCCCTACTTTATCTATCGCCTGATCCGCGGGGCCTATGTGTTTGAAAATTTGGCTTACCTGGAATTGCGTTATACCCCCTACCTCCGCACCGATCACAACTTGAGCCAAAATCAACGCCTGGAGCAAATGGCTGAGATTGTCAAAGTCGTTGGCCTGGCCTGTGAAGTGGCTGAATATCCAATTATCACCAGTCAAATTCTCTGTATGCACACCCGCCTCCCCTATGAGGTAAACCAGGCCATCCTCCACTTAGCCGCAGCTATGCCCAATTATGTGTGTGGGGTGGACTTAGCTGGGGGCGACACAGCCTATGGGGAACGGATGACAGAATTTATTGATCTCTATCGCCAGGCCCGGAATTTAGGCCTAAAAACTACAGGCCATCTCTATGAAACCACGGCTGGCTGTTACCCAGAACTCCTCCCTTACCTAATGCGGATTGGCCATGGGATTCAAATTCCACTGCATTACCCCGAATTGCTGCCCCAAGTGGCCCAGGCCGGTCAATGTTTAGAAGTGTGTCCGACAACCTATTTACAAACCGGGACTCTGGAAAGCTTAGATCAGTTGCGGGTGGTCTTTGATCGTTGCTTTGAGGCAGGGGTAGATATTGCCATTTGTACCGATAATGCTGGCCTGCACAATGTCCGCTTGCCCTTTGAGTATGAAAATCTTTTAACGCAAAACTTGATTGACTTTAAGGAACTCCAGGCCTGTCAGGAAGCTGCTTTTCGTCATGCCTTTGCTTGGCCCTATACGGAACCCCCCGCCTCATTGTTATCCCGGTTATTAACAGAAACAGCAGATGAGGAAAACTTTGTAGTCAGTAGCGTATCGTAA
- the gltS gene encoding sodium/glutamate symporter: MNLIQLDVRQTIISAILVLYFGKYLTKHVRFLREYNIPDAVSGGLIASLFFGICYSLLKTQVEFHLPIRDILLVVFFTTIGLSAKLQTLLKGGKPLIILLITAVIYLFLQNITGITVARIIGVDLPIGVLAGSVSLSGGHGTAIAWAPIFQRDYGIVNASEIGIASATFGLVLGGIIGGPVARFLIKRHRLQADCFDQDLTVGIRQDQENVQINYNTMLNAVFVIGLTVGLGIQINGITDALGLRLPLFVACLLAGIILTNTMPYLFKRLPWPAGTSSLALIADVSLGLFLAMSLMSLQLWTLAGVAGPVTILLLVQFALSTVYTIFVVFPVMGKNYNAAVIAAGYSGLTLGATPTAIANMTAVTERFGASPQAFIILPLVGAFFIDLVNAFAIQRFLSFMG, encoded by the coding sequence ATGAACTTAATTCAACTGGATGTTCGTCAAACCATTATTAGTGCCATTTTAGTGCTCTACTTTGGAAAATACTTAACCAAGCACGTCAGATTCTTACGCGAATACAACATTCCAGATGCGGTTTCAGGCGGGTTGATTGCTTCACTTTTTTTTGGGATTTGCTATAGCCTATTAAAAACCCAAGTTGAATTTCATCTCCCCATTCGGGACATTCTTTTAGTGGTTTTCTTTACCACGATTGGACTATCAGCCAAATTACAAACCCTCCTCAAAGGTGGCAAACCCTTAATCATTCTCTTAATTACCGCTGTAATCTATCTGTTCTTACAAAATATTACCGGAATTACCGTGGCCAGAATCATCGGTGTGGATTTACCTATTGGTGTTTTAGCTGGTTCAGTTTCCCTCAGTGGTGGTCACGGAACAGCCATTGCTTGGGCACCAATTTTTCAACGGGATTATGGGATTGTGAACGCGTCTGAGATTGGGATTGCCAGTGCGACCTTTGGCCTGGTTTTGGGTGGCATCATTGGTGGACCGGTGGCTCGATTTTTAATTAAACGACATCGTTTACAAGCTGACTGTTTTGATCAGGACTTAACGGTGGGGATTCGCCAAGATCAAGAGAATGTCCAAATTAACTACAATACAATGCTCAATGCCGTGTTTGTGATTGGCTTAACCGTGGGCCTGGGGATTCAAATTAATGGAATTACGGATGCGTTGGGTTTGAGACTCCCTTTGTTTGTCGCTTGTTTGCTGGCGGGAATTATCCTCACCAATACGATGCCCTACCTGTTTAAGCGTTTACCCTGGCCGGCTGGAACCTCCTCCTTAGCCTTGATTGCAGATGTGAGTCTGGGCTTATTTTTAGCCATGTCTTTGATGAGTTTACAGTTATGGACATTGGCGGGAGTGGCTGGCCCTGTGACAATATTGCTATTAGTGCAATTTGCCTTGAGCACCGTTTACACCATTTTTGTTGTGTTTCCAGTCATGGGAAAAAATTACAATGCCGCGGTAATTGCAGCGGGCTATTCCGGGTTAACTTTAGGCGCAACTCCCACAGCGATTGCCAACATGACCGCCGTTACAGAACGCTTTGGAGCCTCCCCCCAGGCCTTTATTATTTTGCCGTTGGTCGGGGCGTTTTTTATTGATCTTGTGAATGCCTTTGCGATTCAACGATTTCTCAGTTTTATGGGTTAA